From the Scatophagus argus isolate fScaArg1 chromosome 21, fScaArg1.pri, whole genome shotgun sequence genome, one window contains:
- the paqr4b gene encoding progestin and adipoQ receptor family member 4 yields MVRSLHYLNVRALLQDVVMVLCQRPRLLDFAKTPTHLQFNKYVLTGYRPVSTAQECLRSLFYVHNELGNIYTHGIPFFLFLVLLPFSIPWMEVDSVWICVVHYLACLCPTVGSVVYHVFMNHVGGEHVYDTLLSLDMFGVCLVNTLGALPIIHITLLCYPAIRQTALLAYILLSAYGIYCATTARTNILRLRAFVWQALFRFSLFLFRVYGSGVGSPNSLRLFVIMDSLAILGGLVNIIQIPERFIPGQFDNWGNSHQIMHVMVVCAIIYLHWGTLEDLAWIKSYQCPTK; encoded by the exons ATGGTGAGGAGTCTGCACTATCTAAATGTAAGGGCATTGTTGCAGGACGTTGTGATGGTGCTCTGCCAAAGACCGCGGCTGTTGGACTTTGCAAAGACCCCTACACACCTCCAGTTCAATAAATATGTCCTGACAGGGTACCGGCCAGTATCCACGGCTCAGGAGTGCCTCAGGAGTCTCTTCTACGTGCACAATGAGTTGGGGAACATTTACACCCATG GCAtcccatttttccttttcttggtGCTGCTACCTTTTAGTATCCCCTGGATGGAGGTGGACAGTGTCTGGATCTGCGTGGTTCATTACCTGGCCTGCCTCTGTCCCACTGTGGGCTCGGTGGTCTACCATGTGTTCATGAACCACGTGGGAGGAGAACATGTGTACGACACCCTGCTGTCGCTGGACATGTTTGGGGTCTGTCTGGTTAACACTTTGG GAGCACTTCCTATCATCCACATCACCCTTCTTTGCTACCCTGCCATTCGACAGACTGCCTTGTTGGCCTACATCCTCCTGTCGGCTTATGGTATATACTGTGCGACCACAGCCCGTACCAACATCCTTCGCCTACGTGCTTTTGTCTGGCAGGCCCTGTTCCGCTTCAGCCTCTTCTTGTTCCGGGTGTATGGCAGTGGGGTGGGCAGTCCAAACTCCCTACGCCTCTTTGTTATCATGGACTCACTGGCTATATTAGGAGGGCTGGTCAACATCATCCAGATCCCTGAGCGCTTCATCCCAGGCCAGTTTGACAACTGGGGCAACAGTCACCAGATAATGCATGTGATGGTTGTTTGCGCAATCATTTACCTGCATTGGGGCACACTGGAGGATTTAGCCTGGATTAAGTCCTATCAGTGCCCTACTAAGTGA